One part of the Bradyrhizobium sp. CB1650 genome encodes these proteins:
- a CDS encoding DUF2285 domain-containing protein, whose amino-acid sequence MLPTVLRVRAANCIAPRSYQLDFDSLPGSELRRAPDGWHAIVPLGGTKHRLWLRKLPVSGYAVVVDLPLDADFELRLGAARRFWLALERRALGMPPLALPALKQRRLILALRAVDGWQEGNSYRQIAQGLFGSRRIAERSWKTDDLRSRTIRLVKLGRRLMRLRWRALLDKRRGRDDK is encoded by the coding sequence GTGCTGCCGACCGTACTGCGTGTGCGGGCGGCCAACTGCATTGCGCCCAGAAGTTATCAGCTCGATTTCGACAGTCTGCCGGGCAGCGAGCTTCGCCGTGCGCCGGATGGATGGCATGCGATCGTGCCGCTCGGGGGCACGAAGCATCGCCTCTGGCTAAGAAAGCTTCCGGTGAGCGGATATGCTGTCGTCGTTGATCTGCCGCTCGACGCCGATTTCGAGCTTCGTTTGGGGGCCGCACGTCGATTTTGGCTCGCCCTTGAGCGTCGGGCGCTCGGAATGCCCCCTCTTGCTTTGCCTGCCTTGAAGCAGCGTCGGCTAATCCTTGCGCTGCGCGCAGTGGATGGATGGCAGGAAGGAAATAGCTACCGCCAAATCGCGCAGGGCCTGTTTGGAAGCCGTCGTATTGCCGAGCGCTCCTGGAAAACAGACGATTTGCGCAGCCGAACCATTCGACTTGTTAAGCTGGGGCGGCGCCTCATGCGCCTTCGCTGGCGAGCATTGCTCGACAAACGCAGGGGCAGGGATGACAAGTAA
- a CDS encoding DUF6499 domain-containing protein → MPDTDWRSEEAYSGLKKADAADLAWEWLRRDRDYQEDYKRLSRRERSSAAAGEFRRKWGLSFSC, encoded by the coding sequence ATGCCGGATACTGACTGGAGATCTGAGGAAGCGTACAGCGGCCTGAAGAAGGCGGATGCTGCCGACCTGGCCTGGGAGTGGCTGCGCCGGGATCGCGACTACCAAGAGGATTATAAGCGGCTATCTCGCCGCGAACGTTCAAGCGCAGCGGCGGGCGAGTTCCGACGCAAGTGGGGGCTCTCGTTTTCCTGCTGA
- a CDS encoding DUF2285 domain-containing protein — MRLLDADADKADWREIARIVLGLDPTVEPDRARRTFESHLTRAKWLAGHGYRDLLRSGWPKQ; from the coding sequence ATGCGACTGCTTGATGCGGACGCTGACAAGGCAGATTGGCGCGAAATCGCACGAATTGTGCTTGGGCTTGACCCCACCGTTGAACCGGATCGAGCGCGACGCACATTCGAAAGTCATCTGACTCGGGCCAAGTGGCTGGCGGGCCACGGCTATCGCGATCTGCTACGTAGCGGTTGGCCAAAACAATGA
- a CDS encoding helix-turn-helix transcriptional regulator produces the protein MNARALVAWNVRRIRVERGIPQDQLAYDAGIDRSYMGRIEQKKENPTIDLLERIAATLGVHLSELFTQPAKGAMPPKTMSRGRKPARLGRNKT, from the coding sequence ATGAACGCTCGTGCGCTTGTGGCCTGGAATGTGCGCCGGATCCGCGTAGAGCGCGGCATTCCGCAAGACCAATTGGCCTATGATGCCGGGATCGACCGCTCATACATGGGACGCATTGAGCAGAAGAAAGAGAACCCAACTATTGATCTCCTGGAACGCATCGCCGCGACTTTGGGCGTCCACTTGTCCGAATTATTCACACAGCCGGCTAAAGGTGCAATGCCCCCCAAGACGATGTCCAGAGGACGCAAGCCGGCACGGCTTGGCCGAAACAAGACGTAA
- a CDS encoding TauD/TfdA family dioxygenase → MSGTIAVENVIPRADIVKHADRLGAEIKNIALSDDLPDDVIVAFNRLVLEHKVIFFRDQGHLDDAQQQRFVLRLGSLVPNPTMADTMGGLTIRQELSDRACSHLNQMHDERVPAAISVLRLAAVPPFGGDIAWSSRAAAYLDLPDPLRMLADNLWAVSYVASDLTATERAAEANKRSWCGVSTGTIYEATHPIVRVHPETGERMLSLGRSVNNFVGLQRYPSQRLFERLQSYLIAPRNTLCWNWKLGDVVIWDNRATEPYPVKKAGSPYWAMDQLAIDARVRHVKRPKSRAAEAA, encoded by the coding sequence ATGAGTGGAACAATCGCTGTTGAAAATGTCATTCCGCGAGCAGACATCGTCAAGCACGCGGACCGGCTTGGTGCGGAAATCAAGAACATTGCGCTGTCGGACGATTTGCCTGACGATGTCATCGTAGCGTTCAACCGGCTTGTGCTAGAGCATAAGGTCATCTTCTTCCGTGATCAGGGACATCTCGACGATGCCCAGCAGCAGCGTTTTGTGCTCCGTCTCGGCTCGCTGGTACCGAATCCCACGATGGCGGACACGATGGGCGGTTTAACGATCCGGCAGGAGCTGTCTGATCGCGCCTGCAGTCATCTCAACCAGATGCACGATGAGCGGGTCCCCGCAGCCATTTCGGTGCTGCGGCTCGCAGCGGTCCCGCCTTTTGGCGGCGACATTGCTTGGTCGAGCAGGGCGGCCGCTTATCTTGATCTTCCCGATCCCCTGCGGATGCTCGCAGATAACCTCTGGGCTGTGAGCTACGTCGCATCTGATCTCACTGCGACAGAGAGGGCCGCCGAAGCCAATAAGCGGTCTTGGTGCGGCGTATCCACTGGAACGATCTACGAAGCGACACATCCGATTGTTCGTGTTCATCCCGAGACCGGCGAACGCATGCTATCGCTCGGTCGTTCCGTGAACAACTTCGTCGGCCTGCAGCGCTATCCCAGCCAAAGACTGTTTGAACGGCTGCAATCCTATCTCATTGCGCCCCGGAACACCCTGTGCTGGAACTGGAAATTAGGCGACGTCGTAATTTGGGACAATCGCGCGACTGAGCCGTATCCTGTCAAGAAAGCCGGCAGCCCTTACTGGGCCATGGACCAGCTTGCGATTGACGCCCGCGTACGGCATGTGAAGAGGCCAAAATCAAGGGCCGCAGAAGCTGCCTGA
- a CDS encoding nucleotidyl transferase AbiEii/AbiGii toxin family protein, which yields MSDKFLNLSDAERREALGVAASNSGRPAHLLEKDVWVVWCLNALFSSPLGEHLVFKGGTSLSKAYGAIRRFSEDVDLTYDIRAIAPDLVKTSESNPVPQTRSQGKKWSDQVRERLPVWVKEKALPVINQCLENDKLSAKAEADDDKIFVRYAPLETGNGYVSPAVMLEFGARSTGEPSELHDAVCDAAQYLETLEFPTAKPRTMKAERTFWEKATAIHVFCVQGKLRGERFARHWYDLVRLDDAGIADAALKDRKLADTVAEHKTWFFSEKDRTGTTIDYHKMVNGALKLVPEGEARAVLEQDYQHMVDDGLLLDEPETFDTLMQRCTDIESRANRPA from the coding sequence ATGTCTGACAAGTTCCTAAATCTGTCTGACGCCGAGCGCCGAGAGGCGCTCGGCGTTGCTGCTTCCAATTCAGGACGTCCGGCACATCTCCTTGAGAAAGATGTCTGGGTTGTTTGGTGCTTGAATGCACTCTTTTCCTCTCCACTAGGAGAGCACCTCGTTTTTAAGGGCGGAACGTCCCTTTCCAAGGCATACGGCGCAATCCGCCGCTTCTCAGAAGACGTCGACCTTACCTACGATATTCGGGCAATAGCCCCTGATCTCGTGAAAACAAGCGAGAGCAATCCCGTCCCTCAGACCCGTAGCCAGGGCAAAAAATGGAGCGACCAGGTCCGAGAGCGACTTCCAGTTTGGGTGAAAGAAAAGGCGCTTCCCGTTATCAATCAGTGTCTGGAAAACGACAAGCTGAGTGCGAAGGCGGAAGCCGATGATGACAAAATCTTCGTCCGATACGCTCCCTTGGAGACAGGCAACGGCTATGTGAGTCCCGCCGTCATGCTTGAATTCGGCGCAAGATCCACCGGCGAGCCGAGCGAGCTTCACGACGCGGTTTGCGACGCCGCCCAGTATCTTGAAACTCTCGAGTTTCCAACTGCCAAGCCAAGAACCATGAAAGCGGAGCGCACCTTCTGGGAGAAGGCGACTGCCATCCATGTTTTTTGCGTCCAGGGTAAACTGCGAGGCGAACGTTTCGCTCGCCACTGGTACGATCTCGTGAGGCTGGATGACGCGGGAATCGCGGACGCTGCATTGAAAGACCGAAAGCTGGCTGACACGGTGGCAGAGCATAAAACATGGTTCTTCTCTGAAAAGGACCGTACCGGCACGACGATTGACTATCACAAGATGGTCAATGGTGCGCTGAAGCTCGTCCCTGAAGGCGAAGCGCGAGCCGTTTTAGAACAGGACTATCAACACATGGTCGACGACGGGCTCTTGCTGGACGAGCCAGAGACCTTTGATACGCTAATGCAACGGTGTACGGACATCGAAAGCCGAGCGAACAGACCAGCCTAA
- a CDS encoding DUF6088 family protein, whose product MTALSTRILEVTKELPEGAPIAAKALLHLGKRAAVDQALSRLAERGKLLRARRGVYLRPVESRFGVRAPSVEKVVEETKARSGETIVSSGAAAANHLGLTTQVPVRQVYLTSGPSRELHLGKQVVQLKHAPLWQLTLANRRAGEVVRALAWVGPKTAERALRSVSQKLTPTEVSELKSAASSLPTWLAKPVSELHV is encoded by the coding sequence ATGACCGCCCTTAGCACCCGGATTTTGGAAGTCACCAAAGAACTGCCCGAAGGCGCACCGATTGCTGCCAAGGCGCTTTTGCATCTTGGAAAGCGTGCTGCTGTTGATCAGGCCCTTTCGCGTCTTGCCGAGCGAGGAAAACTTCTGCGCGCGAGGCGAGGGGTGTATCTGCGTCCGGTCGAAAGCCGTTTCGGGGTTAGAGCTCCGTCGGTCGAAAAAGTCGTTGAGGAAACCAAGGCTCGCAGCGGTGAGACCATTGTTTCCAGCGGCGCGGCGGCGGCCAACCATCTTGGTTTGACAACGCAGGTACCTGTCCGTCAGGTTTACCTGACCTCTGGTCCTTCTCGCGAGCTCCACCTTGGCAAGCAAGTTGTCCAGCTCAAGCATGCGCCGCTTTGGCAGCTTACGCTGGCCAATCGTCGTGCTGGTGAGGTGGTGCGTGCGCTTGCCTGGGTTGGTCCCAAGACGGCAGAACGAGCATTGCGGTCGGTCAGTCAGAAACTGACCCCAACCGAAGTGAGTGAACTAAAGTCCGCGGCGTCTTCATTGCCGACTTGGCTTGCCAAGCCGGTAAGCGAACTGCATGTCTGA